Proteins from a genomic interval of Chelonoidis abingdonii isolate Lonesome George chromosome 7, CheloAbing_2.0, whole genome shotgun sequence:
- the ZBTB37 gene encoding zinc finger and BTB domain-containing protein 37 isoform X2, translating to MGEQQRLACRHEDGQLGCTPTTGAAMEKSGNIQLEIPDFSNSVLSHLNQLRMQGRLCDIVVNVQGQAFRAHKVVLAASSPYFRDHMSLNEMSTVSISVIKNPTVFEQLLSFCYTGRICLQLADIISYLTAASFLQMQHIIDKCTQILEGIHFKINVAEVEAEPSQTRTKHQERPPESHRVTPNLNRSLSPRHNTPKGSRLGQVSTVLDIRELSPPDESTSPQIIEQSSDVESREPILRINRAGQWYVETGVADRGGRNDDDVRVLGGVRIKTENLEEWLGTENQPSGEDGSSAEEVTTMVIDTTGHGSMGQETYTLGSSGAKVVRPTSSEIDRFSPSGSMVTVTERYRSKSESPGRMDEPKQPNSQVEESAMIGVSGYVEYLREQEVSERWFRYNPRLTCIYCAKSFNQKGSLDRHMRLHMGITPFVCRMCGKKYTRKDQLEYHIRKHTGNKPFHCHVCGKSFPFQAILNQHFRKNHPGCMPLEGPHSISPETTVTSRGQAEEESPPQEEAVVAGETAQGSVSTTGPD from the exons CTGGGTTGTACACCTACAACTGGGGCAGCCATGGAGAAAAGTGGAAACATTCAACTGGAGATCCCTGACTTCAGCAACTCTGTCCTGAGCCACCTCAATCAGCTGCGCATGCAGGGCCGCCTGTGTGACATAGTGGTCAACGTGCAAGGACAGGCTTTCCGTGCTCACAAAGTGGTGCTGGCTGCTAGCTCGCCCTACTTCCGTGACCATATGTCATTGAACGAGATGAGCACGGTCTCCATTTCAGTCATCAAGAACCCCACTGTTTTTGAGCAGCTCCTTTCCTTTTGTTATACCGGGCGGATATGCCTGCAGTTGGCTGACATCATCAGTTACCTAACAGCAGCCAGCTTCCTGCAGATGCAGCACATTATAGACAAATGCACGCAGATCCTCGAGGGAATTCACTTCAAAATTAACGTGGCAGAGGTTGAAGCTGAACCGAGCCAGACTAGAACAAAGCATCAGGAGAGACCCCCAGAGTCTCACCGGGTTACCCCAAATCTAAACCGCTCTCTGAGCCCACGCCACAATACTCCAAAAGGGAGTCGTCTAGGCCAGGTCAGCACTGTGCTGGACATTCGGGAGCTGAGCCCTCCTGACGAGTCCACCAGCCCTCAGATAATTGAGCAGAGTTCAGATGTGGAGAGCAGGGAGCCCATATTGCGGATTAACAGAGCAGGACAGTGGTATGTTGAGACAGGAGTGGCAGACCGTGGGGGACGGAATGACGATGATGTTAGGGTGCTTGGAGGAGTGCGCATTAAAACGGAGAACCTGGAGGAGTGGCTGGGAACGGAGAATCAGCCATCGGGAGAAGATGGGAGCAGCGCTGAGGAGGTCACAACCATGGTAATTGACACAACAGGCCATGGATCGATGGGCCAGGAGACTTACACATTAGGGTCATCAGGAGCCAAAGTGGTTAGGCCAACCAGCAGTGAGATTGACAG ATTTAGCCCTTCGGGCAGCATGGTTACTGTAACTGAGCGGTACAGATCGAAAAGTGAATCTCCCGGGCGGATGGATGAGCCTAAGCAGCCCAATTCCCAG GTAGAGGAGTCCGCCATGATTGGAGTGAGCGGTTATGTTGAGTATCTCCGTGAACAGGAAGTGTCTGAGCGGTGGTTCCGGTACAACCCGCGGCTCACCTGCATTTACTGTGCCAAATCCTTCAACCAGAAAGGCAGTCTAGACCGGCATATGCGTCTTCACATGGGCATCACGCCCTTCGTCTGCCGCATGTGCGGTAAAAAGTACACCCGCAAGGATCAGCTGGAGTACCACATCCGCAAGCACACAGGCAACAAGCCCTTTCATTGCCACGTTTGCGGCAAGAGCTtccctttccaggccatcctcaACCAACACTTTCGCAAAAACCAccctggctgcatgcctctggAGGGGCCGCACAGCATTTCCCCCGAGACCACCGTCACCTCCAGGGGGCAGGCCGAGGAAGAGTCTCCCCCACAGGAGGAAGCTGTTGTGGCAGGGGAGACGGCACAGGGATCTGTGTCCACCACCGGGCCAGATTGA